The DNA region ACGGGCGAGGATTGCGACAAGACCTATGGCGTCCTGCCCATCGCCATGAACGAATATCCGCTCGCGCGCGGGCGCGTGCGCTACCGGGGTGAGCCCGTGGCCGCCGTCGCCGCCATCGACGAGGCGACGGCCGAAGCCGCCCTCGATTTGATCAGCCTCGAAGTCAAGGAACTGCCGGCCTACTATCGCATCGCCGATGCCCGAATTCCCGGCGCGACACAGATCCACGAAGACAAACCCGGCAACCTGGAACGGGACGTCCATCACGAATTCGGGGATGCCGACCAGGGCCTCGCCGACGCGGATCTGGTGCGCGAGGAATCATACACCTGCGCCGAGGTCGGCCACGTGCAGATGGAGCCCAATGTCTCCCTTGCAGAATACGATCCGGAGCGGGACCGCCTGACTCTCAAGACCTGCACCCAGGTCCCCTACTACGTCCACATGATGGTGGCCAAGTGCCTGAAGATGGACGAGCAGAGCATCCGCGTCATCAAGCCGTTCGTCGGTGGTGGATTCGGCCATCGGTCGGAGGCCCTGAACTTCGAGATCATCGTTAGCATGCTGGCGCGCGCGGCCTGCGGCACGGTGCGCATGTATCTGAGCCGCGAGGAGACGTTCCTCACCCATCGCGGCCGCCCTGAGACCGAGATCAAACTGAAGCTCGGCATGAAAAAGGACGGCACCCTCACCGCCTGCATCGCCGAAGTTCTGCAGGCAGGCGGCGGCCACGCCGGATACGGGATCGTCACCATCCTCTATTCCGGGGCGTTGCTGAATGCCATCTACGACATTCCGGCGGTCAAATACGACGGCTACCGGGTCTACACCAACACGCCGCCCTGCGGCGCCATGCGCGGCCATGGCACGGTCAACACACGCTTTGCCTTCGAATGCGTGCTCGACCAACTTTGCTCCGAGATGGGCCTCGACCCCTTCGAAGTCAGGCGTAAAAACATGATCCAGGCGCTAACATTCACCGAGAACGACTTGATGGTGAAGTCCTGCGGCCTGCCGGAGTGCCTCGATTGGGTCGAGGAAAAGTCGGGCTGGCAGAGCAAGAAGAACGGCCAGCTCGGACCTTGGCGTGGTGTCGGCATGGCCGCCTCGCACTACGTTTCGGGCGCCTCCAAACCGGTGCACTGGACCGGCGAGCCCCACGCCACCGTCAACCTCAAGCTCGACTTCGACTGCTCGATCACGGTGCTGACGGGTGCTTCAGACATCGGCCAAGGCTCGTCCACCATCCTGGCCCAGTGCGTCGCCGAAACCATGGGGCTGGATCTCTCGCGCATTCGCGTGGTCGCCAACGACAGCGCCGTGACGCCCAAGGACAACGGCTCCTACTCTTCGCGCGTCAGCTTCATGTGCGGCAACGCCGCCATCGACGCGGCCAACAACCTCAAAGAAATCCTGGTGGCGGCGGCGGCTCGCAAACTCGAGGCCGAGCCCGGCGATATCGAAGTGTTGGGGGAGACCTATCGCGTGGCCCAAAGCCAGGACCCGGGCCTGACCTTCAACGAGGTGGTGATGGCGGCGCTGGAGAAGACCGGCACCATCACCACCAAGGGAACCTTCGACACCCCGACTGAATCCCACGGCGGCAAAAAGTACCGCGGCTCGGCCATCGGCGGCACCATGGGCTTTTCCTATTCCGCCCAGGTGGTCGAGGTTAGCGTCGATCCCGACACCGCCCAGATCACCGTGGAGCGGGTCTGGGTGGCCCAGGACGTGGGTTACGCCCTTAACCCGCTCTCCGTCGAAGGCCAGATCCAGGGCTCCGTCTGGATGGGCATGGGCCAGGCACTGAGCGAGGAGACCTGCTACCACGAAGGCCTGGCCGTCAGCGGCAACTTCCTCGACTACCGCATCCCCACCATCAGCGATACGCCGCCCATCGAGACCCACATCGTCGAGAGCATCGACCCGGGCGGCCCCTTCGGCGCCAAGGAAGCCAGCGAATGCGCGCTTTCGAGCTTCCTGCCGGCGCTGGCCAACGCCGTCGCCGATGCCACCGGGGTCAGGCCCGACGAGACACCGGTAACGCCGGACCGGCTTTATGAAGCGCTGGCCCGCCAGGCCCGCCAGAACGCCCAGGCGGCGGAATAAGGGAGTAGGCAAGATGGACGTGCTGCCCGATTTCCGACTGCACCGCCCCGCCACCATCGCCGAGGCCGTGGCCGCTTGCGCTGACGCCTCCGATGCCCGCTACATCGCCGGCGGTACCGACCTGTTGGCCAATGTGCGCCGTGGCCTGACCCCGGCCGGCGCCTTGATCGACCTCTCGGCCATTGCCGAGCTGCGCCAGATCGAGCGCGACGCGGCCGGGCTGCATCTGGGGGCCAGTGTAACCTTGGCCGAGATCGCCGAAGATGGCGCCATCGCGGCCGACTATCCGGCGCTCAGTCAGGCCGCCGCCTCGGTGGCGGCTCCGGCCCACCGCGAGGCCGGCACCATCGGCGGCAACCTCTGCCTCGATACGCGCTGCTATTTCTATAACCAAAGCGACTGGTGGCGCCAAAGCAACGACTTCTGCCTCAAGTACCGCGGCGAGACCTGTCACGTGGTGCCCACCAGCAAGCGCTGCTACGCCGCCTATTCGGGCGACACGGCGCCGGCGCTGCTGGCCCTGGGTGCCGAAATCGACATCGCCGGCCCAGAGGGCAGCCGCCGGCTGGGACTGGCCGATCTCTTCAACGACGACGGCATCGATTATCTCACGCTGGGGCCCGGCGAGCTGGTCAGCGCCATCCATCTGCCACCGGCCGGCGGCCGATCGGGCTACGAAAAGCTGCGCATCCGCCGGGCCATAGATTTCCCCCTGGCCGGCGTCGCCGTCTGGCTGGAGATGGCCGGCGACACGCTGGCGGCACTCCGCATCGCGCTCACCGGCACCAACGCCCGGCCCTTCGTGGTGACGGGCACGGAAGCGGCGCTGGGCCAGTCCCTCGACGACGAGCAAGTGGCGGTGCTTGGCAAACTGGTGCAGAAGCAGATCAGCCCGGTCCACACCACGACCACGCAGCCGCAATACCGTCGCCGCGCCATAACGGCGCTCTCGGGCCGGCTATTACGGCGTTTGGCTGCCGCTTGATGACGATCAAAGCGGCTCTGGCCTCGCGCCCTATGCTGAATGGCAGGTAGCGAAACCGAAGCGAAGGGAAAAGCGTGGGCCAGAGCGACCTCAGCCCCACGACCCGTCTCGGTGCGGCACTTGCCGCCGACCCCGACCTATTCGAGCGGCTGGTGGCCGGCGATGCCGTGTTCGCGCGACTGCGAACCGTGGTGGGAACTCCGACGGCGGACAAACTGACGCTCGACGACGCGGCTTGCGTCGCCGGCCGTGACGTCGCCATGCTATTGGCCATTGCCCGGGGCGAACAAGCGCCGGCGAGCAAGGGCAGCGAAGCTGCGGCCGAGATCTCGGCGCGGCCCGATTGGGCCGATGAAAGCTCGCTCGCTACCGCCCACCGCCTTGACACGCGACCCATTTTCGAACGCCGCGAACACCCCCTGGCGGCGGTCGTCGAGCTCTCGGCGCAGGTGCCGCCGGCGGGACTACTGGTACTCGACTGTCCCTTCGACCCGCTGCCCTTGAGGCGGCTGCTGATCCAGCGCGGCTTCGCCGCCTGGGGCGAGCGGATCGAAGACGAGCATTGGCGTATCTGGTTCCGCCAGGACGCCGGCACTTCCGGCACCCCCGGTGCTGAAGAGGGCGCCCGGCTGTGGCAACAGGACGGGGTGCCGCACATCGACGTCCGCGGACTGGCGGCGCCGGAGCCGTTGTTGGCCGTCGTCCGGCTGATCGAATCCGGGGAGACCGGCAACCGCGCCGTCGTGCTGCTTGATCGCGAGCCGGTCTATCTCTACCCCGAGCTCGGCGAGCGCGGCTGGAGCTATCGCATCGAGGTCAGCGAGCCGGGCCTGGTGCGCCTCTCGCTGAGCCGCGACAACGCTTGAGAGGCGGGCATGAGCTCTCCCGGTGCTTTCCTCGGTGGAGCCAACGAGCGCCTGCTGCCGGCCTCGATCCCGTTTCGCTATTTCGGCGCCGCCGCGGTTTTCCATGTAGCGGTCTGGCTCGTGCTGCTGCTGGGCGGCGACGATGTGGTGCAATCCGAGGGCGGTTTCGGCTTGCCCCTGGCGGCGTTGCACCTGTTGACACTGGGCGTGCTGGCCATGACCGCCATCGGAGCGGCGCTGCAACTGCTGCCGGTGGCGACACGGCAGCCGTTACGTGCCGTCTGGCCGGCTCGGCTGATCTTCTGGCTCTTCGTCCCCGGCGTGGTGGTGCTAGCTCTCGGCATGGCCAGCGGCCAGGAACTGCAACTTGGGTTGGGTGCCGGGCTGAGCATTGCCGGGCTGCTGATTGCCGCCGCGCTTATTGCCGACAACCTGTTGCGGGCCGGCGAGCAGGCCCTGGTGGCCGCCCACGCCTGGGGCGCCCTGGCTTCGTTGCTGGCGCTGCTGGCGTTTGGCGTGCTGTTGATCGTCGACCAGTGGAGCGGCCTCTTGAGCGACCAGCGCAGCGTCGTCATCGTCCACCTGGGGTTCGCCGCTTATGGCTTCATAGGTCTGCTGGTGCTCGGTTTCAGCCAGATTCTGCTGCCCCTGTTCGCGCTGACGCCGGCGCCTTCCCAACGCCTTGGCTACGGCGCGCTGGGACTGGCCTTGGCCGGACTTGCCTTGCTCCTGGCCAGTGGCCTGGGCCAAGCCTGGCTGCTGCCGCCGGCCATCGTGCTCGGCCTGGCCGCCAGCGCCAGCCACCTGGGCGCCATGGTCCAGGTCTTGCGCCGCCGCATGCGCCGACGCCTGGGGCTTTCGTTCAAACTCATCTATCTGGCCTGGCTGGCGCTGCCGCTCAGCCTGCTGCTGGCCTTGGCACTTTCCCTTGACCTCGGCCCGGCGCGGGGCGGGCCACTCTTTGTGGCGCTGCTAACGCTGGGCTGGATGCTTACCTTCATGCTCGCCACCCTGCAGCGCATCGTGCCCTTTCTGGCCTCGATGAACAGCGTCCGGCCAGGCCAGCCGCCACTGCTGCCTTCGGCGCTGGCGCCCGAGTGGCCGACCCGGCTGAGCTTCTGGGCCCACTTGGCTGCGCTGGCCCTGGTGGGTTTGGGCATCATCGCCGGCTGGGGGCTGCTGGTCCGCCTGGGGGGCGCCGCCGGCCTGGTTGGCGCTCTTGCCTTCGCCTGGTTCTTCACTACCGTGGTGCGCCGCATGACAGCCAAAAACCAGGCCGGCGCGGGCTGAAAGCGTTGGCGTCGATGAAATTATATGGTAATTTGGTACCGAATTACCTATTAAAAATGACGACATAATGATCGAGGACTCTGCATCATGATGGAATACAGCCGACAGATCACCCGAACCCTGCACCAGGAGCATCTTGCGACGCTCGGCTTCGTCGATCGCCTGGACACTTTTCTGGCGCAGCACCGAGGCGACGCCCCGGCTCCCCAAGGCGCCGATCTCGAACGCCTGTTGGGTGATCTCAGGGCTACCATCGGCGACGCCGTGGCCAAGCATTTCGACTTCGAGGAAAGCCGGCTCTTTCCCGCCCTGGTGGCCGGCTTCGGCGACAACGCCATGGTCATGATCCTGACCCAGGAGCACGAAATATTGCGCCCCTTGGCGAAGCAACTGGTGACGCTGGCCGGGATCGGCGAAAGTGGTTTCGAACCTGCCACCTGGAGCGAGTTTCACCGCCAGGGATGGGAATATGTCGAACGCATGGTGTCGCACATCCAGAAAGAGGAAATGGGCCTGTTGCCGGCGCTCGAGGACGTGCTCGACGACGAACAAGACGCCAGCCTTCTGGAAGAGTACGCTATGAGTGGCTAACAGCCGCTGGTTGGGAAGATCAGGCTATGAGCAGTTCCTCGAAGATGACGCTCCGCGCCCTCGTCGCCGACGACCTGGACGAGGTGGTGGAGATCGATCGCCAACACACCGGCCGCTCGCGCCGCGACTTCTTCCAGCGCCGCATCGCTGCCGCCCTGGAGAGCCCCGGCGACTACATCCAAGTGGCCATCGCCGATGACAACGACTTCGCCGCCTTCGCCACGGCGCGGGTGTTGTCGGGTGAATTCGGCAGCCCGGAACGGGCCGTGACGCTCGACCTGATCGGCGTCGACCAGGCCTTTGAGGCCCAGGGCCTGGGCCGGCACCTGCTGGCCGGACTGATCGAGGTCGTGCGCAACAAGGGCATCGCGGTGCTGTTGACCGAGGCCGACTGGACCAACCACGACCTCTTGCGCTTTCTCGACGCCTCGGGCTTTGACATCGGCCAGCGCCAGGTCATCGAGCGCAACACCGAGGTGCGCATTCTCGACGACGGCGACGACACGGACGAATTCGACGAGACGGCCGTGGGCGCGGCGCCGCAATTGGCCCACGACCGGGTACCGGTGCGATCGCTCGAAGCCGCCGACATCGAGGCCCTGCTGGCCATCGACCGGCGCATCACCGATCATGACCGCAGCGATTATCTCCGCCAGAAGGCGGCCGAGGCGCTGGACGCCTCGGCGGTGCGGGTCTCGCTGGTGGCCGAAATCGACGGCTTCCCGGCCGGCTTCGTGATGGCGCGCATGGACTTCGGCGAGCACGGCCGCACCGAGCCCGCGGCCGTCTTGGACACCATCGGCACCGACCCGCGCTACGGCTTCCGTGGCGTCGGTACGGCGCTGCTGTCGCAGCTCATGATGAACCTCTCGGCGCTGCACGTGGAGGCCGTGCAAAGCACGCTTTCCTCGAGCGACTTCGACTTGCTCGCTTTCCTCTACCGCTGCGGCTTCCAGCCCTCCTCACGCCTGGCTTTTACCAAGCGGCTGGATTAGGGGCGCGGCGGCGGTAAAACAAAACACCCCCTCCCTCCCCCATCATGGGCTAAAGTATGCACACATCTTGATGCGACAAATTGACTCAGGGCACAAGATGTAGGTTTCCTTGCATCGGGATTGTGTGATTCTGTTTCCGACACTTTGGAATTGCCGGGGTGTCATGATGCAAGATTGCCAGGATGTGTTGTCGGGCCGGTTAGGGGATCGCCGCCTTGAATAAGGGGGGCGGCGGTGCTTGAAGAGATGGTTGCGTGCCAAGGTGTCTCGCTGCGTCGGTTGGGCGGCTGCCGGGCGCGGGAGGTGCGTTTCGGACGCTTTTTTGGCAACTCGAAAGTGACTGTGGAGCGGCTGATCGAAAGCTGGGGCACTGGCACTGCGGAGTCTGCGGTGGGGCGCCATGTGCTTGCGATCCAGGACACCAGCGAGTTCAACTTCAAGACCACGGCGGAGCGGCAGCGCGGCCTGGGTGAGATCGGCAAGGGGAACGGCCGCGGCGCCCTGGCGCACGTCATGCTGGGTCTCGATGCGCAGGACGGCAGTTGTCTCGGCCTGGTTTCGGGCCGGATCTGGACCCGCCAGGGCCGGGTGACGCGGCCGCACGGCAAGCGGCCGCTGACGGCCAAGGAATCGGAGCGCTGGCTGAGCACTGCCGAGGCGGCCAAATCGGTTCTGGCCGATGCCGCCATGGTGACGGTGCTGGCCGACCGCGAGAGCGACATCTACGCCGGCTGGGCGCGGCTGCCGGAAGCCAACTTCCACCTGATCACGCGGCTCAGGGGAGACCGGCGATTGGCCACAGGTGGCAAACTCCACGCCTTCGGAGCCAGCCTGCCGGTGGCCGGCAAGCGGCAGCTTGAGCTGCGCGCCCAGCCCGGCCGATCGGCGCGAACGGCGTTGCTGACGCTACGTTTCGGCACGGTGGCATTATGCCGGCCCAAGAATACGCCCGAGCACGATCTGCCGCCGAGCGTGACGTTGTGTCTGGTCGAGGTCGTCGAACTGGAACCACCGAATGGTGTCGAGCCGCTACACTGGCGCCTGCTGACGACGCACGAGATCAACGCCGCCGCGGGCGCCTGGCAGATTGTCGACTGGTATGCCCAGCGCTGGATGATCGAACAGCTGTTTCGGGTGATGAAGCGCCAAGGGCTGAAGGTCAAGAACAGCCAGATAGAGAGTGCTGATCGGCTGCTCAAACTGATCGCCATGGCGGCCAGCGCCGCGGCCCTTACGCTGCAACTGGTCCAGGCCCGCGACGGCGCCGACGCCCGCTCGGCCGGCGTCGCTTTCAAGCCCGAGGAAATCGAAACCCTGGAGGCCGTCAACCCTCGTCTCGAGGGTAAAACCGCAAAGCAAAAAAACCCCCACCCCCAGCACAGCCTCGCCTGGGCGGCCTGGATCGTCGCCCGCCTCGGCGGCTGGGATGGCTACCGATCATCGAGACCACCGGGGCCCATCACCTTCGCCAACGGTATAAATCACTTCAAAGCAATCGCAACCGGTTGGGCGCTCAGAGATGTGTGCATACCTTAGACCATCAAGGGGGAGGGGAAAAAATTGAAATAACAATAAGATAAACTCCCTCCCCCCTTGTGGGGCAGGGTTGGGGTGGGGGGGTAGCCCTCAGTGAAAAAGCTCGGCCCTGGCCAGCAGCTCGTCGAGGCCCGGCTCGTCCGGGTTGCGCGGCTTGCCGGGGTGGATGG from Alphaproteobacteria bacterium includes:
- the hcrA gene encoding 4-hydroxybenzoyl-CoA reductase subunit alpha, with protein sequence TGEDCDKTYGVLPIAMNEYPLARGRVRYRGEPVAAVAAIDEATAEAALDLISLEVKELPAYYRIADARIPGATQIHEDKPGNLERDVHHEFGDADQGLADADLVREESYTCAEVGHVQMEPNVSLAEYDPERDRLTLKTCTQVPYYVHMMVAKCLKMDEQSIRVIKPFVGGGFGHRSEALNFEIIVSMLARAACGTVRMYLSREETFLTHRGRPETEIKLKLGMKKDGTLTACIAEVLQAGGGHAGYGIVTILYSGALLNAIYDIPAVKYDGYRVYTNTPPCGAMRGHGTVNTRFAFECVLDQLCSEMGLDPFEVRRKNMIQALTFTENDLMVKSCGLPECLDWVEEKSGWQSKKNGQLGPWRGVGMAASHYVSGASKPVHWTGEPHATVNLKLDFDCSITVLTGASDIGQGSSTILAQCVAETMGLDLSRIRVVANDSAVTPKDNGSYSSRVSFMCGNAAIDAANNLKEILVAAAARKLEAEPGDIEVLGETYRVAQSQDPGLTFNEVVMAALEKTGTITTKGTFDTPTESHGGKKYRGSAIGGTMGFSYSAQVVEVSVDPDTAQITVERVWVAQDVGYALNPLSVEGQIQGSVWMGMGQALSEETCYHEGLAVSGNFLDYRIPTISDTPPIETHIVESIDPGGPFGAKEASECALSSFLPALANAVADATGVRPDETPVTPDRLYEALARQARQNAQAAE
- the hcrB gene encoding 4-hydroxybenzoyl-CoA reductase subunit beta, encoding MDVLPDFRLHRPATIAEAVAACADASDARYIAGGTDLLANVRRGLTPAGALIDLSAIAELRQIERDAAGLHLGASVTLAEIAEDGAIAADYPALSQAAASVAAPAHREAGTIGGNLCLDTRCYFYNQSDWWRQSNDFCLKYRGETCHVVPTSKRCYAAYSGDTAPALLALGAEIDIAGPEGSRRLGLADLFNDDGIDYLTLGPGELVSAIHLPPAGGRSGYEKLRIRRAIDFPLAGVAVWLEMAGDTLAALRIALTGTNARPFVVTGTEAALGQSLDDEQVAVLGKLVQKQISPVHTTTTQPQYRRRAITALSGRLLRRLAAA
- a CDS encoding DUF2249 domain-containing protein, whose translation is MGQSDLSPTTRLGAALAADPDLFERLVAGDAVFARLRTVVGTPTADKLTLDDAACVAGRDVAMLLAIARGEQAPASKGSEAAAEISARPDWADESSLATAHRLDTRPIFERREHPLAAVVELSAQVPPAGLLVLDCPFDPLPLRRLLIQRGFAAWGERIEDEHWRIWFRQDAGTSGTPGAEEGARLWQQDGVPHIDVRGLAAPEPLLAVVRLIESGETGNRAVVLLDREPVYLYPELGERGWSYRIEVSEPGLVRLSLSRDNA
- a CDS encoding hemerythrin domain-containing protein, which encodes MMEYSRQITRTLHQEHLATLGFVDRLDTFLAQHRGDAPAPQGADLERLLGDLRATIGDAVAKHFDFEESRLFPALVAGFGDNAMVMILTQEHEILRPLAKQLVTLAGIGESGFEPATWSEFHRQGWEYVERMVSHIQKEEMGLLPALEDVLDDEQDASLLEEYAMSG
- a CDS encoding GNAT family N-acetyltransferase; amino-acid sequence: MSSSSKMTLRALVADDLDEVVEIDRQHTGRSRRDFFQRRIAAALESPGDYIQVAIADDNDFAAFATARVLSGEFGSPERAVTLDLIGVDQAFEAQGLGRHLLAGLIEVVRNKGIAVLLTEADWTNHDLLRFLDASGFDIGQRQVIERNTEVRILDDGDDTDEFDETAVGAAPQLAHDRVPVRSLEAADIEALLAIDRRITDHDRSDYLRQKAAEALDASAVRVSLVAEIDGFPAGFVMARMDFGEHGRTEPAAVLDTIGTDPRYGFRGVGTALLSQLMMNLSALHVEAVQSTLSSSDFDLLAFLYRCGFQPSSRLAFTKRLD
- a CDS encoding IS4 family transposase, with product MVACQGVSLRRLGGCRAREVRFGRFFGNSKVTVERLIESWGTGTAESAVGRHVLAIQDTSEFNFKTTAERQRGLGEIGKGNGRGALAHVMLGLDAQDGSCLGLVSGRIWTRQGRVTRPHGKRPLTAKESERWLSTAEAAKSVLADAAMVTVLADRESDIYAGWARLPEANFHLITRLRGDRRLATGGKLHAFGASLPVAGKRQLELRAQPGRSARTALLTLRFGTVALCRPKNTPEHDLPPSVTLCLVEVVELEPPNGVEPLHWRLLTTHEINAAAGAWQIVDWYAQRWMIEQLFRVMKRQGLKVKNSQIESADRLLKLIAMAASAAALTLQLVQARDGADARSAGVAFKPEEIETLEAVNPRLEGKTAKQKNPHPQHSLAWAAWIVARLGGWDGYRSSRPPGPITFANGINHFKAIATGWALRDVCIP